A genomic region of Tigriopus californicus strain San Diego chromosome 1, Tcal_SD_v2.1, whole genome shotgun sequence contains the following coding sequences:
- the LOC131882506 gene encoding uncharacterized protein LOC131882506 isoform X1, with protein MCAMYCNLTETTPERTVSFTYVSVPTRRRGGVTGNGVAALGLAAAFDMSLTASIQRQHERRREIYALECPGSTLCQPQQQRYSPQSSLECSKRLATQSALRVLREERDLRRRTRAASLIPDSIQLAKQSDPGVSVHQPKSAIHDPKNPKDSSYSTMRMRKRKVRWNSLIESESGSDVIFLVGSKPDVQRIPAHSWILAENSPVFKAMFRGPLNELRRCSSSGSSNAVVPGSARPIGSVTSHGGVLKSGNTAKVAALTATATPLPSTKRRTTIPVSDVDGRAFDILLRYLYNETVQLQSVMTALTTLYAAHKYMCPGLAKIVVKYLKENLSEKNVLLVLQHICLYCSVVNEQQGQHEQTPHVQQPGKAHYWDVPITESPRAYFAASSAEDVLSNRQRPDATSRFREVADDFVEDDEEEEEQEEGIEEEDPFGDRYSPSAPPLEDDPLLAVDDENHYSAGMASSLAPGKRKQKVDCCNSLMKECLELIDARATAVLESEDIEDIDISALKMVICRETLCVRSELDVYRALLRWSGRECKRQKIEITRSNRRRVLEGGQYLVRYLTLSQEDFIEASGLLSEEEQDALLSIISCDGSDEPLPDHLIGCRNIMKTKRRGKSPPHGISLSSGRRRFPTSLGRIKRSKKEKRALAEKERRTKAQLHKPEKEKFNIIEEFFVCLACIFD; from the exons ATCTATGCCTTGGAATGCCCGGGTTCCACCCTATGCCAACCGCAACAGCAACGTTACTCGCCCCAGTCTTCTCTCGAGTGCAGTAAGCGTTTGGCCACCCAGTCCGCATTACGGGTGTTACGGGAAGAGCGCGACCTTCGTCGACGAACCCGAGCCGCATCACTCATACCCGATTCGATCCAATTGGCCAAGCAGTCTGACCCAGGGGTCTCCGTTCATCAACCCAAAAGTGCCATCCACGATCCCAAGAACCCAAAGGATAGTAGTTACTCGACTATGCGAATGCGAAAGCGGAAAGTGCGTTG GAACTCCctcattgaaagtgaatctgGAAGTGATGTGATCTTCTTGGTCGGTTCCAAACCAGACGTTCAACGCATTCCCGCTCACTCTTGGATTCTAGCTGAGAATAGTCCCGTGTTTAAGGCCATGTTTCGTGGGCCTTTGAACGAACTTCGGCGTTGTTCGTCATCGGGCTCGAGCAATGCCGTGGTACCAGGATCCGCCCGTCCCATTGGGAGCGTCACTTCCCATGGGGGCGTTCTCAAAAGCGGGAACACCGCTAAAGTGGCAGCCCTGACCGCGACTGCCACGCCTCTGCCTTCGACGAAGCGGAGAACCACAATCCCCGTGAGCGATGTGGACGGTCGAGCATTTGATATCTTATTGAG GTACCTGTACAACGAGACTGTCCAGCTCCAATCCGTCATGACGGCCCTAACTACGTTGTATGCCGCTCACAAGTACATGTGTCCGGGCTTGGCGAAGATCGTTGTGAAATACCTCAAGGAGAACCTCTCTGAGAAAAACGTCTTGTTGGTGCTACAGCATATCTGCCTCTACTGCTCCGTTGTCAATGAGCAACAGGGACAGCATGAACAAACGCCCCATGTTCAGCAACCCGGTAAAGCCCATTATTGGGACGTGCCTATCACAGAATCACCTCGTGCCTATTTTGCTGCGTCCTCCGCGGAGGACGTCTTGTCAAATCGTCAGAGACCAGACGCCACATCAAGGTTCAGAGAGGTGGCGGATGACTTTGTTGAggacgatgaagaagaggaagaacaagAGGAAGGCATAGAGGAGGAAGATCCGTTTGGTGACCGCTATTCACCATCGGCTCCACCCCTCGAAGACGACCCTCTTTTGGCCGTGGACGATGAGAACCATTACAGTGCTGGTATGGCCTCGTCCTTAGCTCCGGGGAAACGCAAGCAGAAAGTGGATTGCTGCAATAGCCTCATGAAGGAGTGCCTGGAACTCATTGATGCCCGTGCTACTGCAGTCCTCGAAAGTGAAGACATTGAAGATATAGACATTAGTGCCCTTAAAATGGTGATTTGTCGAGAGACGCTTTGTGTGCGATCGGAACTGGACGTTTACCGAGCCCTCCTGCGGTGGTCAGGCCGAGAGTGCAAGCGACAAAAGATCGAGATCACCCGCTCCAATCGGAGGCGGGTCCTAGAAGGTGGCCAATATTTAGTGCGTTATCTAACCCTTAGTCAGGAGGACTTTATCGAGGCCTCGGGATTGCTCAGTGAAGAAGAGCAGGATGCATTACTAAGTATTATTAGCTGTGACGGCAGTGACGAACCCTTACCCGACCACCTGATCGGCTGTCGGAACATCATGAAGACAAAACGTCGGGGCAAGTCTCCACCCCATGGGATCTCTCTGTCCTCTGGACGGCGAAGGTTTCCCACCAGTTTAGGGCGGATCAAGCGTTCCAAAAAGGAGAAGCGGGCTTTGGCCGAAAAGGAGCGTCGAACCAAGGCTCAACTCCATAAGCCAGAGAAGGAGAAATTCAATATCATTGAGGAGTTCTTCGTGTGTCTCGCCTGTATCTTTGATTGA
- the LOC131882506 gene encoding uncharacterized protein LOC131882506 isoform X2, producing MEQIEYPSFPIGPSSVSHGANREDQGAIYALECPGSTLCQPQQQRYSPQSSLECSKRLATQSALRVLREERDLRRRTRAASLIPDSIQLAKQSDPGVSVHQPKSAIHDPKNPKDSSYSTMRMRKRKVRWNSLIESESGSDVIFLVGSKPDVQRIPAHSWILAENSPVFKAMFRGPLNELRRCSSSGSSNAVVPGSARPIGSVTSHGGVLKSGNTAKVAALTATATPLPSTKRRTTIPVSDVDGRAFDILLRYLYNETVQLQSVMTALTTLYAAHKYMCPGLAKIVVKYLKENLSEKNVLLVLQHICLYCSVVNEQQGQHEQTPHVQQPGKAHYWDVPITESPRAYFAASSAEDVLSNRQRPDATSRFREVADDFVEDDEEEEEQEEGIEEEDPFGDRYSPSAPPLEDDPLLAVDDENHYSAGMASSLAPGKRKQKVDCCNSLMKECLELIDARATAVLESEDIEDIDISALKMVICRETLCVRSELDVYRALLRWSGRECKRQKIEITRSNRRRVLEGGQYLVRYLTLSQEDFIEASGLLSEEEQDALLSIISCDGSDEPLPDHLIGCRNIMKTKRRGKSPPHGISLSSGRRRFPTSLGRIKRSKKEKRALAEKERRTKAQLHKPEKEKFNIIEEFFVCLACIFD from the exons ATGGAGCAAATTGAATATCCCTCTTTTCCGATTGGTCCATCCTCTGTTTCCCACGGTGCCAATCGCGAAGACCAAGGAGCG ATCTATGCCTTGGAATGCCCGGGTTCCACCCTATGCCAACCGCAACAGCAACGTTACTCGCCCCAGTCTTCTCTCGAGTGCAGTAAGCGTTTGGCCACCCAGTCCGCATTACGGGTGTTACGGGAAGAGCGCGACCTTCGTCGACGAACCCGAGCCGCATCACTCATACCCGATTCGATCCAATTGGCCAAGCAGTCTGACCCAGGGGTCTCCGTTCATCAACCCAAAAGTGCCATCCACGATCCCAAGAACCCAAAGGATAGTAGTTACTCGACTATGCGAATGCGAAAGCGGAAAGTGCGTTG GAACTCCctcattgaaagtgaatctgGAAGTGATGTGATCTTCTTGGTCGGTTCCAAACCAGACGTTCAACGCATTCCCGCTCACTCTTGGATTCTAGCTGAGAATAGTCCCGTGTTTAAGGCCATGTTTCGTGGGCCTTTGAACGAACTTCGGCGTTGTTCGTCATCGGGCTCGAGCAATGCCGTGGTACCAGGATCCGCCCGTCCCATTGGGAGCGTCACTTCCCATGGGGGCGTTCTCAAAAGCGGGAACACCGCTAAAGTGGCAGCCCTGACCGCGACTGCCACGCCTCTGCCTTCGACGAAGCGGAGAACCACAATCCCCGTGAGCGATGTGGACGGTCGAGCATTTGATATCTTATTGAG GTACCTGTACAACGAGACTGTCCAGCTCCAATCCGTCATGACGGCCCTAACTACGTTGTATGCCGCTCACAAGTACATGTGTCCGGGCTTGGCGAAGATCGTTGTGAAATACCTCAAGGAGAACCTCTCTGAGAAAAACGTCTTGTTGGTGCTACAGCATATCTGCCTCTACTGCTCCGTTGTCAATGAGCAACAGGGACAGCATGAACAAACGCCCCATGTTCAGCAACCCGGTAAAGCCCATTATTGGGACGTGCCTATCACAGAATCACCTCGTGCCTATTTTGCTGCGTCCTCCGCGGAGGACGTCTTGTCAAATCGTCAGAGACCAGACGCCACATCAAGGTTCAGAGAGGTGGCGGATGACTTTGTTGAggacgatgaagaagaggaagaacaagAGGAAGGCATAGAGGAGGAAGATCCGTTTGGTGACCGCTATTCACCATCGGCTCCACCCCTCGAAGACGACCCTCTTTTGGCCGTGGACGATGAGAACCATTACAGTGCTGGTATGGCCTCGTCCTTAGCTCCGGGGAAACGCAAGCAGAAAGTGGATTGCTGCAATAGCCTCATGAAGGAGTGCCTGGAACTCATTGATGCCCGTGCTACTGCAGTCCTCGAAAGTGAAGACATTGAAGATATAGACATTAGTGCCCTTAAAATGGTGATTTGTCGAGAGACGCTTTGTGTGCGATCGGAACTGGACGTTTACCGAGCCCTCCTGCGGTGGTCAGGCCGAGAGTGCAAGCGACAAAAGATCGAGATCACCCGCTCCAATCGGAGGCGGGTCCTAGAAGGTGGCCAATATTTAGTGCGTTATCTAACCCTTAGTCAGGAGGACTTTATCGAGGCCTCGGGATTGCTCAGTGAAGAAGAGCAGGATGCATTACTAAGTATTATTAGCTGTGACGGCAGTGACGAACCCTTACCCGACCACCTGATCGGCTGTCGGAACATCATGAAGACAAAACGTCGGGGCAAGTCTCCACCCCATGGGATCTCTCTGTCCTCTGGACGGCGAAGGTTTCCCACCAGTTTAGGGCGGATCAAGCGTTCCAAAAAGGAGAAGCGGGCTTTGGCCGAAAAGGAGCGTCGAACCAAGGCTCAACTCCATAAGCCAGAGAAGGAGAAATTCAATATCATTGAGGAGTTCTTCGTGTGTCTCGCCTGTATCTTTGATTGA
- the LOC131882506 gene encoding uncharacterized protein LOC131882506 isoform X3 has translation MLFKKLRHSRAKRNETNRHSSGSSECLWFPLRNSLIESESGSDVIFLVGSKPDVQRIPAHSWILAENSPVFKAMFRGPLNELRRCSSSGSSNAVVPGSARPIGSVTSHGGVLKSGNTAKVAALTATATPLPSTKRRTTIPVSDVDGRAFDILLRYLYNETVQLQSVMTALTTLYAAHKYMCPGLAKIVVKYLKENLSEKNVLLVLQHICLYCSVVNEQQGQHEQTPHVQQPGKAHYWDVPITESPRAYFAASSAEDVLSNRQRPDATSRFREVADDFVEDDEEEEEQEEGIEEEDPFGDRYSPSAPPLEDDPLLAVDDENHYSAGMASSLAPGKRKQKVDCCNSLMKECLELIDARATAVLESEDIEDIDISALKMVICRETLCVRSELDVYRALLRWSGRECKRQKIEITRSNRRRVLEGGQYLVRYLTLSQEDFIEASGLLSEEEQDALLSIISCDGSDEPLPDHLIGCRNIMKTKRRGKSPPHGISLSSGRRRFPTSLGRIKRSKKEKRALAEKERRTKAQLHKPEKEKFNIIEEFFVCLACIFD, from the exons ATGCTGTTCAAAAAGTTGCGTCACTCGAGGGCAAAACGAAACGAAACAAATCGTCACTCCTCGGGTTCGTCGGAATGTTTGTGGTTTCCGTTAAG GAACTCCctcattgaaagtgaatctgGAAGTGATGTGATCTTCTTGGTCGGTTCCAAACCAGACGTTCAACGCATTCCCGCTCACTCTTGGATTCTAGCTGAGAATAGTCCCGTGTTTAAGGCCATGTTTCGTGGGCCTTTGAACGAACTTCGGCGTTGTTCGTCATCGGGCTCGAGCAATGCCGTGGTACCAGGATCCGCCCGTCCCATTGGGAGCGTCACTTCCCATGGGGGCGTTCTCAAAAGCGGGAACACCGCTAAAGTGGCAGCCCTGACCGCGACTGCCACGCCTCTGCCTTCGACGAAGCGGAGAACCACAATCCCCGTGAGCGATGTGGACGGTCGAGCATTTGATATCTTATTGAG GTACCTGTACAACGAGACTGTCCAGCTCCAATCCGTCATGACGGCCCTAACTACGTTGTATGCCGCTCACAAGTACATGTGTCCGGGCTTGGCGAAGATCGTTGTGAAATACCTCAAGGAGAACCTCTCTGAGAAAAACGTCTTGTTGGTGCTACAGCATATCTGCCTCTACTGCTCCGTTGTCAATGAGCAACAGGGACAGCATGAACAAACGCCCCATGTTCAGCAACCCGGTAAAGCCCATTATTGGGACGTGCCTATCACAGAATCACCTCGTGCCTATTTTGCTGCGTCCTCCGCGGAGGACGTCTTGTCAAATCGTCAGAGACCAGACGCCACATCAAGGTTCAGAGAGGTGGCGGATGACTTTGTTGAggacgatgaagaagaggaagaacaagAGGAAGGCATAGAGGAGGAAGATCCGTTTGGTGACCGCTATTCACCATCGGCTCCACCCCTCGAAGACGACCCTCTTTTGGCCGTGGACGATGAGAACCATTACAGTGCTGGTATGGCCTCGTCCTTAGCTCCGGGGAAACGCAAGCAGAAAGTGGATTGCTGCAATAGCCTCATGAAGGAGTGCCTGGAACTCATTGATGCCCGTGCTACTGCAGTCCTCGAAAGTGAAGACATTGAAGATATAGACATTAGTGCCCTTAAAATGGTGATTTGTCGAGAGACGCTTTGTGTGCGATCGGAACTGGACGTTTACCGAGCCCTCCTGCGGTGGTCAGGCCGAGAGTGCAAGCGACAAAAGATCGAGATCACCCGCTCCAATCGGAGGCGGGTCCTAGAAGGTGGCCAATATTTAGTGCGTTATCTAACCCTTAGTCAGGAGGACTTTATCGAGGCCTCGGGATTGCTCAGTGAAGAAGAGCAGGATGCATTACTAAGTATTATTAGCTGTGACGGCAGTGACGAACCCTTACCCGACCACCTGATCGGCTGTCGGAACATCATGAAGACAAAACGTCGGGGCAAGTCTCCACCCCATGGGATCTCTCTGTCCTCTGGACGGCGAAGGTTTCCCACCAGTTTAGGGCGGATCAAGCGTTCCAAAAAGGAGAAGCGGGCTTTGGCCGAAAAGGAGCGTCGAACCAAGGCTCAACTCCATAAGCCAGAGAAGGAGAAATTCAATATCATTGAGGAGTTCTTCGTGTGTCTCGCCTGTATCTTTGATTGA
- the LOC131882506 gene encoding uncharacterized protein LOC131882506 isoform X4 has product MRMRKRKVRWNSLIESESGSDVIFLVGSKPDVQRIPAHSWILAENSPVFKAMFRGPLNELRRCSSSGSSNAVVPGSARPIGSVTSHGGVLKSGNTAKVAALTATATPLPSTKRRTTIPVSDVDGRAFDILLRYLYNETVQLQSVMTALTTLYAAHKYMCPGLAKIVVKYLKENLSEKNVLLVLQHICLYCSVVNEQQGQHEQTPHVQQPGKAHYWDVPITESPRAYFAASSAEDVLSNRQRPDATSRFREVADDFVEDDEEEEEQEEGIEEEDPFGDRYSPSAPPLEDDPLLAVDDENHYSAGMASSLAPGKRKQKVDCCNSLMKECLELIDARATAVLESEDIEDIDISALKMVICRETLCVRSELDVYRALLRWSGRECKRQKIEITRSNRRRVLEGGQYLVRYLTLSQEDFIEASGLLSEEEQDALLSIISCDGSDEPLPDHLIGCRNIMKTKRRGKSPPHGISLSSGRRRFPTSLGRIKRSKKEKRALAEKERRTKAQLHKPEKEKFNIIEEFFVCLACIFD; this is encoded by the exons ATGCGAATGCGAAAGCGGAAAGTGCGTTG GAACTCCctcattgaaagtgaatctgGAAGTGATGTGATCTTCTTGGTCGGTTCCAAACCAGACGTTCAACGCATTCCCGCTCACTCTTGGATTCTAGCTGAGAATAGTCCCGTGTTTAAGGCCATGTTTCGTGGGCCTTTGAACGAACTTCGGCGTTGTTCGTCATCGGGCTCGAGCAATGCCGTGGTACCAGGATCCGCCCGTCCCATTGGGAGCGTCACTTCCCATGGGGGCGTTCTCAAAAGCGGGAACACCGCTAAAGTGGCAGCCCTGACCGCGACTGCCACGCCTCTGCCTTCGACGAAGCGGAGAACCACAATCCCCGTGAGCGATGTGGACGGTCGAGCATTTGATATCTTATTGAG GTACCTGTACAACGAGACTGTCCAGCTCCAATCCGTCATGACGGCCCTAACTACGTTGTATGCCGCTCACAAGTACATGTGTCCGGGCTTGGCGAAGATCGTTGTGAAATACCTCAAGGAGAACCTCTCTGAGAAAAACGTCTTGTTGGTGCTACAGCATATCTGCCTCTACTGCTCCGTTGTCAATGAGCAACAGGGACAGCATGAACAAACGCCCCATGTTCAGCAACCCGGTAAAGCCCATTATTGGGACGTGCCTATCACAGAATCACCTCGTGCCTATTTTGCTGCGTCCTCCGCGGAGGACGTCTTGTCAAATCGTCAGAGACCAGACGCCACATCAAGGTTCAGAGAGGTGGCGGATGACTTTGTTGAggacgatgaagaagaggaagaacaagAGGAAGGCATAGAGGAGGAAGATCCGTTTGGTGACCGCTATTCACCATCGGCTCCACCCCTCGAAGACGACCCTCTTTTGGCCGTGGACGATGAGAACCATTACAGTGCTGGTATGGCCTCGTCCTTAGCTCCGGGGAAACGCAAGCAGAAAGTGGATTGCTGCAATAGCCTCATGAAGGAGTGCCTGGAACTCATTGATGCCCGTGCTACTGCAGTCCTCGAAAGTGAAGACATTGAAGATATAGACATTAGTGCCCTTAAAATGGTGATTTGTCGAGAGACGCTTTGTGTGCGATCGGAACTGGACGTTTACCGAGCCCTCCTGCGGTGGTCAGGCCGAGAGTGCAAGCGACAAAAGATCGAGATCACCCGCTCCAATCGGAGGCGGGTCCTAGAAGGTGGCCAATATTTAGTGCGTTATCTAACCCTTAGTCAGGAGGACTTTATCGAGGCCTCGGGATTGCTCAGTGAAGAAGAGCAGGATGCATTACTAAGTATTATTAGCTGTGACGGCAGTGACGAACCCTTACCCGACCACCTGATCGGCTGTCGGAACATCATGAAGACAAAACGTCGGGGCAAGTCTCCACCCCATGGGATCTCTCTGTCCTCTGGACGGCGAAGGTTTCCCACCAGTTTAGGGCGGATCAAGCGTTCCAAAAAGGAGAAGCGGGCTTTGGCCGAAAAGGAGCGTCGAACCAAGGCTCAACTCCATAAGCCAGAGAAGGAGAAATTCAATATCATTGAGGAGTTCTTCGTGTGTCTCGCCTGTATCTTTGATTGA
- the LOC131882531 gene encoding NAD-dependent protein deacetylase sirtuin-7-like produces MEVPSSTQASRADQVLDPDPVRIKLEEGGDDVGTAQSEDQSSRDSKPGLETNTEIKTEIKEETVEVKDVKKESPDGNGEEEEMEEDEDDDDEEEDEEGEEEEEEEEEEEDSDRPRQRKLRKRKFDAVRQVAQQERILIRRISKIVKKSKKDHNSDERHMLEAHPELVNEVKKRHHKKLKADERKLEIEDSPEELEKKCLQMAKAIQKSKYLVVYTGAGVSTAANIPDYRGPNGIWTLMDQGKEVGPCNMELAQPTYTHLALFTLYKKGKLKHIVSQNCDGLHLRSGMPRHALSELHGNMFIEICKQCKPMRPFIRLFDVTERTNKNYHATMRRCYVCGNSLYDTIVHFGERGSLKWPINWTGASKAAEKADVILCLGSSLKVLRRYPWLWCMDRPVKQRPKLFIVNLQWTPKDSSAKLKLNGKCDLVMQRLMDHLDLRVPDYHMTNDPLFSFATPLLEHERHTSSRKNVVTREVEDPEVKEVRERLVTSITGDHNYSLGEECIENKRDRTANSRGRLVNGAQVMDFKTISWPRDALYLSYTPSFEYIDHPESIGVDSFCCDCCDPGKKKKRRGSTSSEDEDDEEEQDGGEEDDDEEEVENGAGARNGSEPEEEDTDSKCSEDSSRNSSVKQGSSNKEPESPSVVVQQPGWFGKGRRKKQKYSN; encoded by the coding sequence ATGGAGGTGCCCTCTTCGACCCAAGCTTCAAGGGCCGATCAGGTCTTGGATCCGGATCCGGTTCGGATCAAGCTGGAAGAAGGAGGGGATGACGTAGGCACGGCCCAGTCGGAGGACCAATCATCTCGGGATTCGAAGCCGGGGCTTGAAACCAATACGGAGATCAAAACGGAGATCAAAGAGGAGACGGTGGAGGTCAAAGATGTGAAGAAAGAAAGTCCGGATGGAAACGGCGAGGAAGAGGAGATGGAGGAggatgaagacgacgacgacgaggaggaagatgaggagggagaagaagaagaagaggaggaggaggaagaggaagattcCGACCGGCCTCGACAGCGGAAATTGAGAAAGCGGAAGTTCGATGCCGTACGTCAAGTTGCTCAACAAGAGCGGATTTTAATCCGTAGGAtctcaaaaattgtcaaaaagtcCAAGAAGGATCACAACTCCGACGAGAGACACATGCTGGAAGCCCATCCCGAGTTGGTGAATGAGGTCAAGAAGCGGcatcacaagaaattaaaggCTGACGAGCGCAAACTCGAGATCGAAGACTCTCCCGAAGAGCTGGAGAAGAAGTGTCTCCAGATGGCCAAAGCCATTCAAAAGTCCAAGTATCTCGTGGTGTACACGGGAGCCGGCGTGTCCACGGCCGCCAATATCCCGGACTATCGGGGTCCCAATGGCATCTGGACCCTCATGGACCAAGGCAAAGAGGTCGGACCGTGCAACATGGAGCTGGCCCAACCCACCTATACTCACCTGGCCTTGTTCACCCTGtacaaaaaaggcaaactcAAGCACATCGTGTCTCAAAACTGTGATGGCCTTCATTTGAGAAGTGGCATGCCACGCCATGCTCTCTCAGAACTCCACGGCAATATGTTCATTGAGATTTGCAAACAGTGTAAACCCATGCGACCATTCATTCGATTGTTCGACGTGACGGAGCGCACCAACAAGAATTATCACGCCACCATGCGCCGTTGTTACGTGTGCGGGAACTCGCTGTACGACACCATTGTTCACTTCGGTGAGCGAGGCTCGCTCAAGTGGCCCATCAATTGGACAGGAGCTTCCAAGGCAGCCGAAAAGGCTGATGTGATTCTGTGCCTCGGCTCCAGCCTCAAAGTGCTTCGGCGGTATCCATGGCTGTGGTGCATGGACCGGCCGGTGAAACAGCGCCCCAAACTGTTCATTGTCAATCTTCAATGGACTCCCAAGGATTCCTCGGCCAAGCTCAAGTTGAACGGCAAATGTGACCTCGTAATGCAGCGACTCATGGACCACCTGGACCTTCGGGTGCCCGACTACCACATGACGAACGACCCTTTGTTCTCGTTTGCCACTCCCCTGTTGGAACACGAACGTCACACGTCTTCCCGTAAAAATGTCGTGACCCGGGAAGTGGAAGACCCTGAAGTGAAGGAGGTAAGGGAGCGCCTAGTCACAAGCATCACGGGTGACCACAATTATTCGCTCGGCGAGGAATGCATCGAAAACAAGCGAGACCGAACGGCCAATAGTCGTGGTCGACTCGTAAACGGGGCTCAAGTCATGGATTTCAAGACCATTTCCTGGCCTCGAGATGCCCTCTACCTCTCATACACCCCTAGTTTTGAATACATCGACCACCCAGAATCCATTGGTGTGGACTCGTTTTGCTGTGATTGCTGCGATCcgggcaagaagaagaaacggaGAGGCAGCACCTCCtccgaggacgaggatgacgaaGAGGAGCAGGATGGTGgtgaagaagacgacgacgaggaggaggttGAAAATGGAGCTGGCGCCAGGAATGGGAGTGagccagaagaagaagatacCGACTCCAAGTGCTCGGAAGACTCCAGCCGAAATTCAAGTGTCAAACAAGGTTCAAGCAATAAAGAGCCTGAATCTCCTAGTGTTGTCGTCCAACAGCCGGGATGGTTCGGCAAAGGGCGACGGAAGAAGCAGAAATACAGCAACTAA
- the LOC131882535 gene encoding uncharacterized protein LOC131882535 has protein sequence MKTFIVILLVSLSILVPQSQALKCFTCDNVGSGEVCIENPEQVQNGVSDCQEPNDEFCYTSRLEEEDGKLTFNRGCCKVKDGSPVCPPGDDFQIITNNNPPYTKYLTRCTEDVCNTDAGNEGGSNSDGGGSLVVPGNKPSSASKASAMILVLLMSALWAHMC, from the exons ATGAAGACTTTCATCGTGATTTTGTTGGTGTCATTGTCCATACTCGTGCCTCAATCACAGG CCTTGAAATGTTTTACCTGCGACAATGTTGGATCTGGCGAGGTTTGCATTGAGAACCCTGAGCAGGTGCAAAATGGCGTCAGCGATTGCCAAGAGCCCAATGACGAGTTTTGCTATACCAGCAGACTCGAGGAAGAAGATGGCA AGCTGACTTTTAACCGCGGGTGTTGCAAAGTAAAAGACGGAAGCCCGGTTTGTCCGCCTGGTGACGACTTTCAGATcatcaccaacaacaaccCCCCCTACACCAAGTACTTGACTCGTTGCACGGAGGATGTGTGTAACACGGATGCTGGAAATGAAGGTGGGTCCAATTCCGACGGTGGTGGATCCTTGGTGGTTCCTGGAAATAAGCCATCCTCGGCCTCCAAGGCTTCGGCTATGATCTTAGTACTACTAATGTCAGCTCTTTGGGCTCATATGTGTTGA